One Bombus pyrosoma isolate SC7728 linkage group LG9, ASM1482585v1, whole genome shotgun sequence genomic window carries:
- the LOC122570778 gene encoding muscle, skeletal receptor tyrosine protein kinase-like isoform X1, with the protein MERRRMPRRRGLFSAEIRAELSATTESTQQSEVILPINGNAVITGCKDRPQICGKEAACRSFTDNTSKCVCPHDLSPPTTDLKCPNRLIVPLTPRPIPNIIPPNGNSTNSTTALPEAEQYFHTVQQVERARLRVPEIVGIAVAFVAVLAILLSIVYCVKKRSYNVKSQRNSLDGTPMNLKKGLLLANKYTPNPQYFSCASPEVPILQRESLVFLEDIGEGCFGKVYKGESCVGDSKEIVAIKVLKESASREAEEDFMREVDIMSTFGHKNILSLKGVVLREGNNSPWMVFEYMPYGDLAEVLRSNSRQFSRSTKPGLQPLTQESLHWITIQIAAGMTYLSGQRFVHRDLACRNCLVGSDLVVKIADFGMSRDVYTCDYYKIGGSRLLPVRWMSPESVMYGRFTLESDVWSFGVVLWEVYSFGKQPYYGHNNEEVVKLIFQGIMLIPPEGCPPFVCQLMRECWKTDPKDRIKFSEILERLEKAKGKSIQQDTLPRPPQGPVTIRTPDVLDPDGYLLPAPTKPHEYLQTLPALSD; encoded by the exons ATGGAGCGGCGAAGAATGCCAAGAAGAAGAGGCCTTTTCTCTGCGGAAATTCGAGCCG AACTATCAGCAACCACCGAATCCACACAACAATCGGAAGTAATACTGCCTATCAACGGGAATGCCGTGATCACGGGATGCAAAGACCGGCCCCAAATTTGTGGAAAGGAAGCAGCTTGTCGTAGCTTCACAGACAATACGTCGAAGTGCGTTTGTCCTCATGACTTGTCACCACCTACGACGGACTTAAAGTGTCCAAATCGCCTAATAG TTCCCCTAACACCTCGACCTATACCCAATATAATACCCCCAAATGGTAATTCTACCAACAGCACGACCGCACTTCCGGAAGCTGAACAG TATTTTCATACTGTTCAACAGGTAGAGCGAGCAAGACTAAGGGTACCTGAAATAGTAGGAATCGCCGTAGCTTTCGTCGCGGTATTAGCAATATTGTTGAGTATAGTCTATTGCGTGAAGAAACGGAGTTATAACGTGAAGTCACAGAGGAATTCCCTGGAT GGAACACCGATGAATCTGAAAAAGGGATTGCTGCTAGCGAATAAGTACACACCTAATCCACAGTATTTCAGTTGCGCCTCGCCAGAAGTGCCGATTCTGCAACGTGAATCTCTTGTATTTTTAGAAGATATCGGCGAGGGTTGTTTTGGCAAAGTGTATAAAg gAGAATCATGTGTCGGGGACTCGAAAGAGATCGTCgcgataaaagttttaaaagaaaGTGCCTCTCGCGAAGCGGAAGAAGATTTCATGCGAGAAGTCGACATTATGTCCACGTTTGgacacaaaaatattttatcattgaaaGGTGTAGTACTTCGGGAAGGTAATAACAGCCCGTGGATGGTTTTCGAATACATGCCTTACGGAGATCTAGCTGAAGTTTTGCGATCGAATTCTCGACAATTTAGTAGGTCGACAAAACCCGGCCTGCAACCCTTAACTCAG GAGTCTTTACATTGGATAACGATTCAAATTGCAGCTGGTATGACTTATTTATCCGGTCAAAGATTCGTCCATCGAGATTTAGCGTGCAGAAACTGTCTGGTTGGCTCTGATCTTGTTGTTAAGATAGCAGATTTTGGAATGTCCCGAGATGTGTATACTTGCGATTACTATAAG ATAGGAGGCTCCAGACTTCTACCGGTTCGCTGGATGTCACCAGAAAGCGTAATGTACGGACGTTTCACGCTGGAAAGTGACGTATGGAGTTTTGGGGTGGTTCTATGGGAAGTCTACTCTTTTGGCAAGCAGCCATATTACGGACATAATAACGAAGAA GTGGTGAAGTTAATTTTCCAAGGAATAATGCTTATACCTCCGGAAGGATGTCCGCCATTCGTTTGCCAGCTAATGCGAGAATGCTGGAAAACGGATCCTAAGGACAGAATCAAATTTTCGGAGATATTAGAAAGACTGGAGAAAGCTAAAGGTAAATCCATTCAACAAGACACGTTGCCGAGGCCACCTCAAGGACCGGTCACTATTCGTACGCCAGACGTGTTGGATCCTGATGGCTATTTATTGCCAGCACCGACTAAACCACACGAATATTTACAAACTTTACCAGCTTTGTCTGATTGA
- the LOC122570778 gene encoding tyrosine-protein kinase transmembrane receptor Ror-like isoform X3 has product MERRRMPRRRGLFSAEIRAELSATTESTQQSEVILPINGNAVITGCKDRPQICGKEAACRSFTDNTSKCVCPHDLSPPTTDLKCPNRLIVPLTPRPIPNIIPPNGNSTNSTTALPEAEQGTPMNLKKGLLLANKYTPNPQYFSCASPEVPILQRESLVFLEDIGEGCFGKVYKGESCVGDSKEIVAIKVLKESASREAEEDFMREVDIMSTFGHKNILSLKGVVLREGNNSPWMVFEYMPYGDLAEVLRSNSRQFSRSTKPGLQPLTQESLHWITIQIAAGMTYLSGQRFVHRDLACRNCLVGSDLVVKIADFGMSRDVYTCDYYKIGGSRLLPVRWMSPESVMYGRFTLESDVWSFGVVLWEVYSFGKQPYYGHNNEEVVKLIFQGIMLIPPEGCPPFVCQLMRECWKTDPKDRIKFSEILERLEKAKGKSIQQDTLPRPPQGPVTIRTPDVLDPDGYLLPAPTKPHEYLQTLPALSD; this is encoded by the exons ATGGAGCGGCGAAGAATGCCAAGAAGAAGAGGCCTTTTCTCTGCGGAAATTCGAGCCG AACTATCAGCAACCACCGAATCCACACAACAATCGGAAGTAATACTGCCTATCAACGGGAATGCCGTGATCACGGGATGCAAAGACCGGCCCCAAATTTGTGGAAAGGAAGCAGCTTGTCGTAGCTTCACAGACAATACGTCGAAGTGCGTTTGTCCTCATGACTTGTCACCACCTACGACGGACTTAAAGTGTCCAAATCGCCTAATAG TTCCCCTAACACCTCGACCTATACCCAATATAATACCCCCAAATGGTAATTCTACCAACAGCACGACCGCACTTCCGGAAGCTGAACAG GGAACACCGATGAATCTGAAAAAGGGATTGCTGCTAGCGAATAAGTACACACCTAATCCACAGTATTTCAGTTGCGCCTCGCCAGAAGTGCCGATTCTGCAACGTGAATCTCTTGTATTTTTAGAAGATATCGGCGAGGGTTGTTTTGGCAAAGTGTATAAAg gAGAATCATGTGTCGGGGACTCGAAAGAGATCGTCgcgataaaagttttaaaagaaaGTGCCTCTCGCGAAGCGGAAGAAGATTTCATGCGAGAAGTCGACATTATGTCCACGTTTGgacacaaaaatattttatcattgaaaGGTGTAGTACTTCGGGAAGGTAATAACAGCCCGTGGATGGTTTTCGAATACATGCCTTACGGAGATCTAGCTGAAGTTTTGCGATCGAATTCTCGACAATTTAGTAGGTCGACAAAACCCGGCCTGCAACCCTTAACTCAG GAGTCTTTACATTGGATAACGATTCAAATTGCAGCTGGTATGACTTATTTATCCGGTCAAAGATTCGTCCATCGAGATTTAGCGTGCAGAAACTGTCTGGTTGGCTCTGATCTTGTTGTTAAGATAGCAGATTTTGGAATGTCCCGAGATGTGTATACTTGCGATTACTATAAG ATAGGAGGCTCCAGACTTCTACCGGTTCGCTGGATGTCACCAGAAAGCGTAATGTACGGACGTTTCACGCTGGAAAGTGACGTATGGAGTTTTGGGGTGGTTCTATGGGAAGTCTACTCTTTTGGCAAGCAGCCATATTACGGACATAATAACGAAGAA GTGGTGAAGTTAATTTTCCAAGGAATAATGCTTATACCTCCGGAAGGATGTCCGCCATTCGTTTGCCAGCTAATGCGAGAATGCTGGAAAACGGATCCTAAGGACAGAATCAAATTTTCGGAGATATTAGAAAGACTGGAGAAAGCTAAAGGTAAATCCATTCAACAAGACACGTTGCCGAGGCCACCTCAAGGACCGGTCACTATTCGTACGCCAGACGTGTTGGATCCTGATGGCTATTTATTGCCAGCACCGACTAAACCACACGAATATTTACAAACTTTACCAGCTTTGTCTGATTGA
- the LOC122570778 gene encoding muscle, skeletal receptor tyrosine protein kinase-like isoform X2, protein MERRRMPRRRGLFSAEIRAELSATTESTQQSEVILPINGNAVITGCKDRPQICGKEAACRSFTDNTSKCVCPHDLSPPTTDLKCPNRLIVPLTPRPIPNIIPPNGNSTNSTTALPEAEQVERARLRVPEIVGIAVAFVAVLAILLSIVYCVKKRSYNVKSQRNSLDGTPMNLKKGLLLANKYTPNPQYFSCASPEVPILQRESLVFLEDIGEGCFGKVYKGESCVGDSKEIVAIKVLKESASREAEEDFMREVDIMSTFGHKNILSLKGVVLREGNNSPWMVFEYMPYGDLAEVLRSNSRQFSRSTKPGLQPLTQESLHWITIQIAAGMTYLSGQRFVHRDLACRNCLVGSDLVVKIADFGMSRDVYTCDYYKIGGSRLLPVRWMSPESVMYGRFTLESDVWSFGVVLWEVYSFGKQPYYGHNNEEVVKLIFQGIMLIPPEGCPPFVCQLMRECWKTDPKDRIKFSEILERLEKAKGKSIQQDTLPRPPQGPVTIRTPDVLDPDGYLLPAPTKPHEYLQTLPALSD, encoded by the exons ATGGAGCGGCGAAGAATGCCAAGAAGAAGAGGCCTTTTCTCTGCGGAAATTCGAGCCG AACTATCAGCAACCACCGAATCCACACAACAATCGGAAGTAATACTGCCTATCAACGGGAATGCCGTGATCACGGGATGCAAAGACCGGCCCCAAATTTGTGGAAAGGAAGCAGCTTGTCGTAGCTTCACAGACAATACGTCGAAGTGCGTTTGTCCTCATGACTTGTCACCACCTACGACGGACTTAAAGTGTCCAAATCGCCTAATAG TTCCCCTAACACCTCGACCTATACCCAATATAATACCCCCAAATGGTAATTCTACCAACAGCACGACCGCACTTCCGGAAGCTGAACAG GTAGAGCGAGCAAGACTAAGGGTACCTGAAATAGTAGGAATCGCCGTAGCTTTCGTCGCGGTATTAGCAATATTGTTGAGTATAGTCTATTGCGTGAAGAAACGGAGTTATAACGTGAAGTCACAGAGGAATTCCCTGGAT GGAACACCGATGAATCTGAAAAAGGGATTGCTGCTAGCGAATAAGTACACACCTAATCCACAGTATTTCAGTTGCGCCTCGCCAGAAGTGCCGATTCTGCAACGTGAATCTCTTGTATTTTTAGAAGATATCGGCGAGGGTTGTTTTGGCAAAGTGTATAAAg gAGAATCATGTGTCGGGGACTCGAAAGAGATCGTCgcgataaaagttttaaaagaaaGTGCCTCTCGCGAAGCGGAAGAAGATTTCATGCGAGAAGTCGACATTATGTCCACGTTTGgacacaaaaatattttatcattgaaaGGTGTAGTACTTCGGGAAGGTAATAACAGCCCGTGGATGGTTTTCGAATACATGCCTTACGGAGATCTAGCTGAAGTTTTGCGATCGAATTCTCGACAATTTAGTAGGTCGACAAAACCCGGCCTGCAACCCTTAACTCAG GAGTCTTTACATTGGATAACGATTCAAATTGCAGCTGGTATGACTTATTTATCCGGTCAAAGATTCGTCCATCGAGATTTAGCGTGCAGAAACTGTCTGGTTGGCTCTGATCTTGTTGTTAAGATAGCAGATTTTGGAATGTCCCGAGATGTGTATACTTGCGATTACTATAAG ATAGGAGGCTCCAGACTTCTACCGGTTCGCTGGATGTCACCAGAAAGCGTAATGTACGGACGTTTCACGCTGGAAAGTGACGTATGGAGTTTTGGGGTGGTTCTATGGGAAGTCTACTCTTTTGGCAAGCAGCCATATTACGGACATAATAACGAAGAA GTGGTGAAGTTAATTTTCCAAGGAATAATGCTTATACCTCCGGAAGGATGTCCGCCATTCGTTTGCCAGCTAATGCGAGAATGCTGGAAAACGGATCCTAAGGACAGAATCAAATTTTCGGAGATATTAGAAAGACTGGAGAAAGCTAAAGGTAAATCCATTCAACAAGACACGTTGCCGAGGCCACCTCAAGGACCGGTCACTATTCGTACGCCAGACGTGTTGGATCCTGATGGCTATTTATTGCCAGCACCGACTAAACCACACGAATATTTACAAACTTTACCAGCTTTGTCTGATTGA
- the LOC122570779 gene encoding sodium channel protein Nach-like isoform X1: MKYKYNPSCKELHSSLKFRSREYLLENTLHGVPYFVDSTRPKWERLIWFLLTFASLLAIIAIIIIILDKFQTEPTITGLDIMTENVNIEFPQIFVCFDWFHLNHSDVPEDEIYIYEKLYNWIFGKRIDVKSFPLTYKNKNNFRKTFEAMGPDCDLLISDCVYKGINISCNALFIKVHTAVGICCKSKYLEPLKILDHLRSFEFRMFSSSFPLRVYYTQQNVTSPSPGERALVKAHFPIDIEFIVHITYTTPDIRYLSLRQRKCYTKQDINFVNFNDCEMKCLIDKIFKYCKCLPWFLSFDGKTECSLSKYSCFNNVNIDITQCSCWLSCDHASYSVTQIQNSSKNTNRVMLRKWPTALYKREVRFGYLDLLVSFGGIAGLFLGYSLFVSIEIGYYFTLRTYCGAVIQSSREQYNIMTVHVVEKIPQKADTNQKYYLRVNDFTLVECCYHSRAVNPFKIARSLSRFRIYSMLSRRRTTIRIGN, translated from the exons atgaaatacaagtACAATCCTTCATGCAAGGAATTACATTCCAGTTTGAAATTCCGATCAAGAGAATATCTTTTGGAAAATACGTTGCATGGTGTTCCATATTTTGTGGATTCCACACGACCTAAATGGGAaag ATTAATATGGTTTCTCTTGACATTTGCATCGCTATTAGCGATTATAGCTATAATCATAATCATCttagataaatttcaaacagaGCCAACTATAACCGGATTAGATATAATGAcagaaaatgttaatattgaatttcctCAAATCTTTGTTTGCTTCGACTGGTTTCATTTGAATCATTCGGATGTGCCTGAG gatgaaatatatatatacgaaaaattgtacaattggATTTTTGGAAAACGTATCGATGTAAAATCGTTCCCTCTTACttacaaaaacaaaaacaattttcgtAAAACTTTTGAAGCAATGGGACCTGATTGTGACCTTTTAATTAGTGACTGCGTatacaa gggaataaatatatcatgtaACGCactatttataaaagtacatACGGCTGTGGGGATTTGCtgtaaatctaaatatttagAGCCACTTAAAATTCTTGATCATTTAAGGAGTTTTGAATTTAGGATGTTCAGTTCGAGTTTTCCTTTAAG AGTTTACTATACGCAACAGAATGTTACGAGTCCAAGTCCAGGTGAAAGAGCCCTAGTAAAAGCACATTTTCCTAtagatattgaatttattgttcatataacgtatacaaCTCCCGATATTCGTTATTTGTCTCTTCGACAACGAAAATGTTATACTAAgcaagatataaattttgtcaattttaatgattgtgaaatgaaatgtttaatcgataagatatttaaatattgtaagtgTTTACCATGGTTTCTATCGTTCGATGGTAAAACAGAATGCTCACTTTCAAAGTATTCCTGTTTCAATAACGTTAACATCGATATAACTCAATGTAGCTGTTGGCTATCTTGCGACCATGCGTCATATAGCGTAAcgcaaatacaaaattcttctaaaaatacGAATCGAGTTATGTTGAGAAAATGGCCAACAGCTCTCTACAAGAGAGAAGTACGATTCGGCTATTTAGATTTACTTGTATCGTTCGGTGGTATTGCAGGTCTCTTTCTAGgatattctttatttgtatCTATCGAAAttggatattattttactcttAGAACTTACTGTGGAGCTGTAATTCAATCATCTCGGGAGCAGTACAATATCATGACTGTTCATGTTGTGGAAAAAATTCCGCAGAAAGCAGATactaatcaaaaatattattt acgAGTCAACGATTTTACCCTTGTTGAATGCTGTTATCATTCCCGCGCTGTTAATCCTTTCAAAATCGCAAGATCCTTGTCACGATTCCGTATTTATTCAATGCTTTCACGCAGACGCACCACGATCCGCATCGGTAATTAG
- the LOC122570779 gene encoding sodium channel protein Nach-like isoform X2 yields MVFHILWIPHDLNGKEPTITGLDIMTENVNIEFPQIFVCFDWFHLNHSDVPEDEIYIYEKLYNWIFGKRIDVKSFPLTYKNKNNFRKTFEAMGPDCDLLISDCVYKGINISCNALFIKVHTAVGICCKSKYLEPLKILDHLRSFEFRMFSSSFPLRVYYTQQNVTSPSPGERALVKAHFPIDIEFIVHITYTTPDIRYLSLRQRKCYTKQDINFVNFNDCEMKCLIDKIFKYCKCLPWFLSFDGKTECSLSKYSCFNNVNIDITQCSCWLSCDHASYSVTQIQNSSKNTNRVMLRKWPTALYKREVRFGYLDLLVSFGGIAGLFLGYSLFVSIEIGYYFTLRTYCGAVIQSSREQYNIMTVHVVEKIPQKADTNQKYYLRVNDFTLVECCYHSRAVNPFKIARSLSRFRIYSMLSRRRTTIRIGN; encoded by the exons ATGGTGTTCCATATTTTGTGGATTCCACACGACCTAAATGGGAaag aGCCAACTATAACCGGATTAGATATAATGAcagaaaatgttaatattgaatttcctCAAATCTTTGTTTGCTTCGACTGGTTTCATTTGAATCATTCGGATGTGCCTGAG gatgaaatatatatatacgaaaaattgtacaattggATTTTTGGAAAACGTATCGATGTAAAATCGTTCCCTCTTACttacaaaaacaaaaacaattttcgtAAAACTTTTGAAGCAATGGGACCTGATTGTGACCTTTTAATTAGTGACTGCGTatacaa gggaataaatatatcatgtaACGCactatttataaaagtacatACGGCTGTGGGGATTTGCtgtaaatctaaatatttagAGCCACTTAAAATTCTTGATCATTTAAGGAGTTTTGAATTTAGGATGTTCAGTTCGAGTTTTCCTTTAAG AGTTTACTATACGCAACAGAATGTTACGAGTCCAAGTCCAGGTGAAAGAGCCCTAGTAAAAGCACATTTTCCTAtagatattgaatttattgttcatataacgtatacaaCTCCCGATATTCGTTATTTGTCTCTTCGACAACGAAAATGTTATACTAAgcaagatataaattttgtcaattttaatgattgtgaaatgaaatgtttaatcgataagatatttaaatattgtaagtgTTTACCATGGTTTCTATCGTTCGATGGTAAAACAGAATGCTCACTTTCAAAGTATTCCTGTTTCAATAACGTTAACATCGATATAACTCAATGTAGCTGTTGGCTATCTTGCGACCATGCGTCATATAGCGTAAcgcaaatacaaaattcttctaaaaatacGAATCGAGTTATGTTGAGAAAATGGCCAACAGCTCTCTACAAGAGAGAAGTACGATTCGGCTATTTAGATTTACTTGTATCGTTCGGTGGTATTGCAGGTCTCTTTCTAGgatattctttatttgtatCTATCGAAAttggatattattttactcttAGAACTTACTGTGGAGCTGTAATTCAATCATCTCGGGAGCAGTACAATATCATGACTGTTCATGTTGTGGAAAAAATTCCGCAGAAAGCAGATactaatcaaaaatattattt acgAGTCAACGATTTTACCCTTGTTGAATGCTGTTATCATTCCCGCGCTGTTAATCCTTTCAAAATCGCAAGATCCTTGTCACGATTCCGTATTTATTCAATGCTTTCACGCAGACGCACCACGATCCGCATCGGTAATTAG
- the LOC122570775 gene encoding uncharacterized protein LOC122570775 — translation MRIMSCYLRRFTITALFVLLLFCVVQVFRSELGFNDNDLSNLDKLIHISQLIKESEQSYVGEGVVACKLPQLNVSNPEITKFIHDVPPLQCTPENWVILHGSRLIISSRAKKRHGSIICSFSEILRDDDYNVLFKPAVESEDSYVLKHSDFVDIKCESKDGNKWHSIMAGVKDDPEVNEKSKWEYVGNKALKLNVLMFGFDSLSRNTFIRKLPKTYRYLKEYLGALILEGYNIVGDGTPQALIPILTGKIELELPDTRKRMKLKANYVDVYPMIWNQYKENGYITGFMEDVHHIGTFTYRLKGFKKQPTDHYMRTFYLAAAPYFGYYNKYCIGSIPRHMVMLNYIKEIFNVYKHQPKFLFGFHGELSHDSYNDIGVVDEDLHNWLKNLNEFGHLNNTILIVMSDHGHRFAEIRNTLQGKQEERLPFFSFAFPPWFKRVYPEAYANFLHNTHYLTTPFDVHKTLESILNFETPKIGDRQQRAISLFDKIPLERTCADAFIEPHWCACLSWQEISIDDDNVIAAAKYFVQFLNVYTENHRNICEELKLKEILWAAKLIPNKDLLKFYKSEDQDGFMGDFSAKTKLTTETYQLKVKTEPGFGLFEVSINYDIKKNTFSTKISDVSRINMYGSQARCVENSLFHLRKYCYCKD, via the exons ATGAGGATTATGTCATGTTATCTTCGTCGTTTCACAATAACAGCTCTATTTGTCTTACTGCTGTTTTGTGTTGTACAAGTTTTTCGTTCAGAACTGGGATTTAATGACAATGATTTGTCAAATCTGGATAAACT AATACACATATCTCAGTTAATTAAGGAATCTGAACAATCTTATGTTGg GGAAGGAGTTGTGGCTTGCAAACTACCTCAATTAAATGTTTCTAATCCAGAAATTACCAAATTTATTCACGATGTCCCACCTTTGCAATGTACACCAGAAAATTGGGTTATTCTCCATGGTTCAAGATTAATTATTAGCAGCAGAGCAAAGAAAAGACATGGATCCATAATTTGCTCTTTTAGTG AAATTCTTAGGGATGATGATTACAATGTATTATTCAAACCTGCTGTTGAGTCTGAAGATTCCTATGTTCTAAAACATAGCGATTTTGTTGATATTAAGTGTGAATCAAAAGATGGAAATAA ATGGCACAGTATTATGGCCGGAGTGAAAGATGATCCTGAAGTAAATGAGAAAAGTAAATGGGAATATGTTGGAAACAAGGCCCTTAAACTAAATGTACTTATGTTTGGCTTTGATTCTCTATCCagaaatacatttatacgCAAATTACCAAAAACATATCGgtatttaaaagaatacttAGGAGCTTTAATACTAGAAGGATACAACATAGTAGGTGATGGAACACCACAAGCTCTTATTCCTATACTTACTGGAAAGATTGAACTTGAACTTCCAGATACTAGAAAACGCATGAAACTAAAGGCAAACTATGTTGATGTATATCCAATGATATGGAATCAGTACAAAGAAAATGGTTATATAACAGGATTCATGGAGGATGTCCATCATATTGGAACTTTCACATATCGTCTAAAAGGTTTTAAGAAACAACCAACTGATCATTATATGAGAACATTCTATTTAGCTGCTGCACCGTATTTTGGATACTACAACAAATATTGCATTGGAAGCATTCCTAGACATATG GTAATGctgaattatattaaagaaatttttaatgtctACAAACATCAACCAAAATTTCTATTTGGTTTTCATGGAGAACTTTCACATGATTCTTACAATGACATAGGTGTAGTAGATGAAGATTTACATAATTGGTTAAAGAACTTAAATGAATTTggtcatttaaataatacaatattgatAGTGATGAGTGATCATGGACATAG gTTTGCAGAAATTCGTAATACTTTGCAAGGTAAACAAGAGGAAAGATTACCatttttttcgtttgcttTTCCCCCTTGGTTTAAAAGAGTTTATCCAGAAGCTTATGccaattttttacataatacacATTATTTAACGACACCGTTTGACGTTCACAAAACATTAGAGAgcatattgaattttgaaacacCAAAAATTGGAGATCGTCAGCAAAGAGCCATTAGTTTATTTGATAAG ATACCATTAGAGAGAACATGTGCAGATGCGTTTATAGAACCACATTGGTGTGCATGCCTGAGTTGgcaagaaatttcaattgatgATGATAACGTGATTGCTGCAGCCAAGTATTTTGTCCAATTTCTTAATGTTTATACAGAAAATCATCGCAATATATGtgaagaattgaaattaaaagagataTTGTGGGCTGCTAAACTTATACCTAATAAAG atttACTGAAATTCTACAAATCGGAAGATCAAGATGGTTTCATGGGAGATTTTAGtgcaaaaacaaaattaactaCTGAAACTTATCAGTTGAAAGTAAAAACAGAACCAGGATTTGGTTTATTTGAAGTCAgtattaattatgatataaagaaaaatactttttcaacCAAA ATTTCAGATGTTAGTAGGATCAATATGTATGGATCTCAAGCAAGATGTgtagaaaattcattatttcatttacgaaAATACTGTTATTGTAAGGATTAA